In Rhineura floridana isolate rRhiFlo1 chromosome 12, rRhiFlo1.hap2, whole genome shotgun sequence, a single window of DNA contains:
- the POLB gene encoding DNA polymerase beta isoform X2 — translation MGVGIRNTWRALGRGTVAVLGARVGFLRGSGAGKGAVLVPIAVSSGLRAFQGRKRPVLEPGRRAPTPEMSKRKAPQENPNEGITDFLSELANYERNVNRAIHKYNAYRKAASVISKYPSKIKSGAEAKKLDGVGAKIAEKIDEFLSTGKLRKLEKIRQDDTSSSINFLTRVSGIGPAAARKFVDEGIKTLEDLRKNEHKLNHHQRIGLKYFEDFEKRIPRTEMLEMQEIILNEVKNVDPKYIATVCGSFRRGAESSGDMDILLTHPNFTSESSKQGVCRLPSKDEETDYPYRRIDIRLIPKDQYYCGVLYFTGSDIFNKNMRARALEMGFTLNEYTIRPLGITGVAGEPLPVDSEEDIFDCIQWKYREPKERSE, via the exons ATGGGCGTTGGAATCCGAAACACTTGGAGGGCCCTGGGCCGTGGGACGGTTGCCGTACTGGGCGCACGAGTGGGCTTCCTCCGAGGGAGCGGAGCCGGAAAGGGGGCGGTGCTCGTGCCCATCGCCGTGTCCTCCGGCCTGCGAGCCTTCCAGGGACGGAAGCGGCCTGTGCTGGAGCCTGGGCGGCGCGCCCCTACCCCCGAAATGAGCAAGAGGAAGGCGCCGCAGGAGAACCCCAACGAGGGCATCACGGACTTCCTCAGTG AACTGGCCAACTATGAGAGGAATGTGAACAGAGCCATCCACAAGTACAATGCCTACAG GAAAGCAGCCTCTGTGATATCCAAATACCCAAGCAAGATAAAAAGCGGAGCTGAAGCAAAGAAGCTG gacGGAGTAGGAGCTAAAATTGCTGAAAAGATTGATGAGTTTTTATCTACTGGAAAATTACGTAAGCTGGAAAAG ATTCGGCAGGATGATACGAGCTCTTCTATCAATTTCCTGACCAGAGTCAGCGGCATAGG TCCTGCTGCTGCCAGGAAATTCGTCGATGAAGGAATTAAAACCCTGGAAG ATCTAAggaaaaatgaacacaaactgAACCATCATCAGCGAATTGGGTTAAA GTACTTTGAAGACTTTGAGAAAAGAATTCCAAGGACAGAGATGTTAGAGATGCAG GAAATCATCTTGAATGAGGTGAAGAATGTAGATCCCAAATATATTGCTACAGTGTGTGGCAGTTTCCGCCGAG GTGCAGAATCAAGTGGGGATATGGATATCCTCCTGACCCATCCAAACTTCACTTCAGAATCCTCCAAACAG GGAGTATGTCGACTCCCAAGCAAAGATGAGGAAACTGATTACCCATACAGGAGAATTGATATCAG GTTGATTCCCAAAGATCAGTATTACTGCGGAGTCCTGTACTTCACCGGGAGTGATATATTCAATAAGAACATGCGAGCCCGTGCATTGGAAATGGGCTTTACCCTCAATGAGTACACCATCCGGCCCTTAGGCATCACTG GAGTCGCAGGGGAGCCCCTGCCTGTGGACAGCGAAGAGGACATCTTTGACTGCATCCAGTGGAAGTATCGCGAGCCGAAGGAGCGGAGTGAATAG
- the POLB gene encoding DNA polymerase beta isoform X1 gives MGVGIRNTWRALGRGTVAVLGARVGFLRGSGAGKGAVLVPIAVSSGLRAFQGRKRPVLEPGRRAPTPEMSKRKAPQENPNEGITDFLSELANYERNVNRAIHKYNAYRKAASVISKYPSKIKSGAEAKKLDGVGAKIAEKIDEFLSTGKLRKLEKIRQDDTSSSINFLTRVSGIGPAAARKFVDEGIKTLEDLRKNEHKLNHHQRIGLKYFEDFEKRIPRTEMLEMQEIILNEVKNVDPKYIATVCGSFRRGAESSGDMDILLTHPNFTSESSKQPKLLHQVVEQLESIHFVTDTLSKGDTKFMGVCRLPSKDEETDYPYRRIDIRLIPKDQYYCGVLYFTGSDIFNKNMRARALEMGFTLNEYTIRPLGITGVAGEPLPVDSEEDIFDCIQWKYREPKERSE, from the exons ATGGGCGTTGGAATCCGAAACACTTGGAGGGCCCTGGGCCGTGGGACGGTTGCCGTACTGGGCGCACGAGTGGGCTTCCTCCGAGGGAGCGGAGCCGGAAAGGGGGCGGTGCTCGTGCCCATCGCCGTGTCCTCCGGCCTGCGAGCCTTCCAGGGACGGAAGCGGCCTGTGCTGGAGCCTGGGCGGCGCGCCCCTACCCCCGAAATGAGCAAGAGGAAGGCGCCGCAGGAGAACCCCAACGAGGGCATCACGGACTTCCTCAGTG AACTGGCCAACTATGAGAGGAATGTGAACAGAGCCATCCACAAGTACAATGCCTACAG GAAAGCAGCCTCTGTGATATCCAAATACCCAAGCAAGATAAAAAGCGGAGCTGAAGCAAAGAAGCTG gacGGAGTAGGAGCTAAAATTGCTGAAAAGATTGATGAGTTTTTATCTACTGGAAAATTACGTAAGCTGGAAAAG ATTCGGCAGGATGATACGAGCTCTTCTATCAATTTCCTGACCAGAGTCAGCGGCATAGG TCCTGCTGCTGCCAGGAAATTCGTCGATGAAGGAATTAAAACCCTGGAAG ATCTAAggaaaaatgaacacaaactgAACCATCATCAGCGAATTGGGTTAAA GTACTTTGAAGACTTTGAGAAAAGAATTCCAAGGACAGAGATGTTAGAGATGCAG GAAATCATCTTGAATGAGGTGAAGAATGTAGATCCCAAATATATTGCTACAGTGTGTGGCAGTTTCCGCCGAG GTGCAGAATCAAGTGGGGATATGGATATCCTCCTGACCCATCCAAACTTCACTTCAGAATCCTCCAAACAG CCGAAGCTTTTGCATCAAGTTGTGGAGCAACTGGAAAGCATCCATTTTGTTACAGATACGCTTTCAAAGGGAGACACCAAATTCATG GGAGTATGTCGACTCCCAAGCAAAGATGAGGAAACTGATTACCCATACAGGAGAATTGATATCAG GTTGATTCCCAAAGATCAGTATTACTGCGGAGTCCTGTACTTCACCGGGAGTGATATATTCAATAAGAACATGCGAGCCCGTGCATTGGAAATGGGCTTTACCCTCAATGAGTACACCATCCGGCCCTTAGGCATCACTG GAGTCGCAGGGGAGCCCCTGCCTGTGGACAGCGAAGAGGACATCTTTGACTGCATCCAGTGGAAGTATCGCGAGCCGAAGGAGCGGAGTGAATAG